The sequence TGTCCCATACACGAGGAACCCCTTCATCTGGTTCCCACGAGCCAGAGACACAAGTGGGAGGAGATCGTCGGTGTCAAGATTGAGGGTGACCTCTGCCCCTTGTGTCGTTTCAATCTTCTTGAAAACGACCGGTATCGAGACGAGCACGGAAACGTGCTATGGGAAGAATTCCCTGTTGTGCACATCAAATTGAGTGAAATGGCACGTTGCGGCATCGGAACATTTCAGCCGTCAGACCCTAAGAACCAGGATATCTCTGAGCTGATAGGGCGGGTAGACCTCTCGAAAATCACCCGGTACGGTGAGACCGACCCAAGGGCTTACAGCCTCGACGGGGAATTGGAAATTGCCAACCGGGGACTTGTGGAGTACGTTGAAATCCTCAAATGCGATATCAAGTTCCACTATATCCTCATTACCGTGGCCCAGGAGCAGGTCCTCAAGGCCCCTGGCTTCCCTCAGATCTATGTGGATGAGGTCATTCTGTCCCACACCAACCAAACGGAGTTCGACAAGTTCAAGTCCGTCAAGGAAAACGAGGCGCTTCATGACAGAATGTATCCGATTTTCGTCCCTTACAATCTCAAGGTCAAAGGAGAGGAGAAGATCTATAAGAAGCTGATCGAGCGAAGCGAGTTCCACGAGATGCACTTGGCCCCTTATGTCCTTAATGTGGCCGCTCAATTTGCGATACTGACCAGGTTAACAGAGAGTCAGCTTTGTCCGAACGTCGTAAAGAAGATGAAGTACTACAACGGAGATCCTGTGGCTGAAAAGGAGAAGGATCAGGTAGATCTTGTTCAACTGCGCGTGGAGGGTAAAAAAAATGCAGAGGGCATGTCGGGCATCAGCCCGCGCTTTGTGGTGAACGCCCTCAATGTGGCCCTTGGAGAAAAGGAGTCTGCCGGTTGCGTCAACCCGCTGGATACCATTCGCGCTCTCAGGGCCAATTTCGAGCATCACATCGGGTTCACCGAGGAGGAGAGAACAACATATCAAAACCTCCTCATTGGAGAAAAAGACAGTGTTCTGAGTGAATTCAAAGAACTCGCCAAAAAGGAAGTCAACCGTGCGTTCCTGTTTGCCTATGAGGATCAGGCTGAGGCGCTTTTCGACAACTACATGAAAAACGCCACGGCCTTCTGCCAGAAAAAAAAGATTAGGGATCCCATCACTAGTGAAGAGCAGGAGCCTGATGAGAAGCTTATGCGTAGCATTGAAGAGATGATAGGCGTTTCAGAGAACACTAAAAAGGAGTTCCGCCAGGGGATCTTTGTCTTCAAGAGTGATGCGATAGACCGGGGCAGGGAGTTCAGCTTTAATACCTATACCCCACTACAGGAGGCCATCGAGCGAAAGCTGATAGGAGATCTCAAGAATGTGGTCTCACTCACAATCGCGGACAAGACAAGAAGAGATCCCAAGACCATGAAGAGGCGTCAGGATGCGCTGGAGGCCCTCCAGCAAAAGGGTTATTGCCCTGTTTGTGCGGAGAGTCTGCTTCAGTTCGTTGGCGACCTCCTCAGAAAAGAGGAATAATGGCCGTTAAGAAGCAGGATTGGTGGCTTTCCCAGAGGGGACTCAAGGACGCAGCGCGTCATCGGGAGAAGATCCGAGAGTCCATCCAGAAAAACATCGCCGATATTATCAGCGACGCCTCCATCATTACCCGCAAGAAGGGACAAATAGTGAAGGTCCCCATCCGTGGACTCAAGAGCTACCGGTTCGTTTTTAGGCGTGACCGCTCAGGGGGCACCGGTGTGGGGCAGGGAAAGGGAGATAAAGGAGACGTCATTGGCCGCCAGCCCACCCACGGTCATCCCGGAAAACCCGGCGATCTGCCCGGTGTGGATTTTCTTGAGACGGAAATCGATATCGAAGAACTGATCGATATGATGCTGGAGGATCTCGGGCTTCCGAATCTAAAGAAGAAGGCCTTCAGCGAGACAGCCATCCCCAAGGGATGGAAGTACGACAGCATCGAGAAAACGGGGATCATCGCCCATCTGGACAAAAAGCGGACCCTCAAAGAGGCCGTCAAGCGCACGGCTGCCTTTGTGGGAGAATTGATGAAAAAGACCGGCCACTCGGAAGAGGCCTGCAGAAGGGCCCTCGCAATGGCCCGCGGAGATTTGGTCCGTGCCGAAAAGATGCTCCAGGAGAGGAATCTCGAGGAGGAAGCCGATGATTTCATCACTCTTTT is a genomic window of Deltaproteobacteria bacterium containing:
- a CDS encoding DUF444 family protein; translation: MAVKKQDWWLSQRGLKDAARHREKIRESIQKNIADIISDASIITRKKGQIVKVPIRGLKSYRFVFRRDRSGGTGVGQGKGDKGDVIGRQPTHGHPGKPGDLPGVDFLETEIDIEELIDMMLEDLGLPNLKKKAFSETAIPKGWKYDSIEKTGIIAHLDKKRTLKEAVKRTAAFVGELMKKTGHSEEACRRALAMARGDLVRAEKMLQERNLEEEADDFITLFSEDLRYRTLERDVEYQSNAVVLAMMDVSGSMGTMKKYLARSFFFWLVEFLRQIYNRVQIRFIAHTTEAKLVDEHEFFHKGESGGTFCHSAYDLAIHLVETEYSPSRWNIYPFHFSDGEDFEPLKTVASARKLMQLGINMLGYGEIRADLYTTSRLMQTFAKELHIKKRDFYHSEFERFYSDFEIFFGTDESTPFVGAVLKDKSHVYLALKEFLKKDRPF
- a CDS encoding protein prkA; translated protein: MSKDNFRKLIEESRKEEREIQWEGTCLDYMRLVKEHPSIAQLAPGRVYNMIMHKGTEPIQDMIKLPDYEDMVSYNFFNNELFGLEESLYDIMKLFKAGARRTETGKRILILVGPVSSGKSTIATMLKRGVEQDPTPIYAIKGCPIHEEPLHLVPTSQRHKWEEIVGVKIEGDLCPLCRFNLLENDRYRDEHGNVLWEEFPVVHIKLSEMARCGIGTFQPSDPKNQDISELIGRVDLSKITRYGETDPRAYSLDGELEIANRGLVEYVEILKCDIKFHYILITVAQEQVLKAPGFPQIYVDEVILSHTNQTEFDKFKSVKENEALHDRMYPIFVPYNLKVKGEEKIYKKLIERSEFHEMHLAPYVLNVAAQFAILTRLTESQLCPNVVKKMKYYNGDPVAEKEKDQVDLVQLRVEGKKNAEGMSGISPRFVVNALNVALGEKESAGCVNPLDTIRALRANFEHHIGFTEEERTTYQNLLIGEKDSVLSEFKELAKKEVNRAFLFAYEDQAEALFDNYMKNATAFCQKKKIRDPITSEEQEPDEKLMRSIEEMIGVSENTKKEFRQGIFVFKSDAIDRGREFSFNTYTPLQEAIERKLIGDLKNVVSLTIADKTRRDPKTMKRRQDALEALQQKGYCPVCAESLLQFVGDLLRKEE